ATTTCAAATGTTCAAATCCAGTATAACACTGTACAACATCcatggaagagcaggaggaaaaggcCAATAAACTATCATAAAAAACTGTAATTACAGTCTCTGAGTGGCTGCTACTGGTGCCCACTGTACAATCTCACAAAAGGCCACCCCCATGGGGTACAGACCCTGGCTAGCTGCCACTGGcagaaaggtatttaaaaatcCTATTCCCCAAGAACAGGAGAGGCACACTTGATCATTGATCACAGGTTTTATTATTGAGTTAAGATCACTGGGTAATGGCTCTGGAGGATGTTATTGTTTCAAACTGCTCTGCACAAACAGGGTGGCATCTACCAACCTTTCCtggacagaggcagaggcagtggTGATTTAAAGCAGTAGTTCCCCAGGGTTGTGGGGGAGAGTAAGCTGAAGTGCTGCATTTGTTGCCAGGCTAGAAAAGCTCAGCTTTAGGAAGACATTCAAGTTTTGCTGTCCTTACTCTCCATCTCCACAGGACATATTGGAGCAAGCCTACAACCCTTCATTTAGTCCCTGGCTCTGTTATGGCTAGGAAAGAACAACTTGGGAAAGTCTGGGGTGACCTTCCTACCAGAATTTATACTCTACACAGAAGCAACATGAGACAATGAAATGAGTGTGAAAAACTAGAAGTGGACAGTCTAAGACAAAGGCCTACAGCTTCAAATACTCAGGAAAGGGCAGTCTATATACTAGGAAAAGAGCAgaaaaccaaactcctgtaaacagtgaaactccaaaacaactaacaaacaaaGCCACAGAACAAgatggaggcccagaaagacaaggaaaaccctGCACAGTACATTTGCCTTGACAAGCCTTCCTGAtaagagggctgaattccaaggaaATGTTTGTCTTCTCAACAGCTGTTTACAAAGTGAAATAATCCATCCTGGGCATAAATACgagaattaacatttaaaatattagcaCATAGAATGTGCAAGACAAAACCAAAATACAAACAGAGAAACACAAAATGATGGTCCATACAAAGGAagcagataaaaatacagaaaattctaATGAAGAAGACGAGAATGTGGACATAATGAACAAAGTATTTTAAAGAGAGGTCTTAAAAACTCTAAAGAGGGTGAATGAAAGTCCAGGTAAAGAACTAAAgtatatcagaaaaacaaaaaatgagcaatataaaagtttaagtaaagagaaaaatgtaaacaatttaaaagtaacaaaacaaTAGTACCAGAGTTGAATACCACAATAAATGGTAATGAGAAATTTTCAGGAGGCTTTCAAGAGTAGATTGGAGTTGGCAGTGAtcttgaataaaaatatttgatgtgAGTTAGGCTGAggaggacaaagagaaaagaaatattgaaagtgaaaatagggaaacggactttggcccagtggttagggcatccgtctaccatatgggaggtccgcggttcaaaccccgggcctccttgacccgtgtggagctggcccatgcgcagtgctgatgcgcgcaaggagtgctgtgccacacaggggtgtcccccacgtgggggagccccacgcgcaaggagtgcgcccataaggagagccgcccagcacgaaggagggagcagcctgccgaggaatggcgctgcccatacttcccatgccgctgatgacaacagaagcggacaaagaaacaagacgcagcgaaaagacacagagaacagacaaccggggaggggaattaaaataaataaaaataaaaatctttaaaaaaaaaaaaaagcctaaaacGCCTATTGCATACCAATATATCTGGCTCTGCCAGAtggagaaaaaagataaaaagggccagaaggatattaaaaaaataacagaaacatTCACAAACTTTTAAGAAGGTGTGAATATGTAAATCCAAGAAGCTTGGTGACCACCAAATGGGATAACCATGAAAAAATATActccatcatatattgattacactaccaaatgcaaaggacaatcagagttctgaaagctgcaaaagaaaagcaacattttTACATAcaaggagtcccaattagattgagaagtgactgatttctcaccagaactcAGTGGAGACAAGAGGGCAGAGGGTTGAAATACTAAAAgttctgaaggaaaagaaatgcctGGACAAAAATTTATACAGTAAGttgttctttcaaaaataagggagagggaagtagatgtggctcaagtgattgggcttccatctaacaaatgggaggacccaggtttgatccttggggcctcctgataaaggcacgcccatgtggtgagccaggcccatgtggcaaggcagTGACTGTGCAGTGACCCACACAGtgtcagtgcctgtgtggcaaccAATGCATTGAGCCAGTTCCtgcacagtaagccagtgcctgcatagtcagccagtgcctatgtggcaacccatgtggtaagccagtgcccatgtggttagcaagtgcccacacagtgagccatgcagcaagataatgatgcaagaaaaaagagaaatgaaggggagagtcaaggtgagacaacaacagaaaccaggaactgaggtggcacaagtgacagggaaactctctccacatcagaggttacCAGGATCACATCCCAGtgcatcctagaggagaaaatgagaagcaaaaaccaaaaaagagacatagagaagatcacacagcaaagggacacagacaggaaaaagagcagggtggaggggagaggtgAGAGAAAaatatgagggagaaattaagacattctctgtaaaacaaaagctgagggaattcatcactaCTTGACCTGCCTCACAAGCAATGCTAATgggagtttttcagactgaaatgaaaatacACTAGATAGTACTTCAAAAACAGCCTAAAGAAACAATGATCTGCAATAcgggtaaccatttgggtaattgtAAATAAccagtattattatattgtattgtttgTTATGTAACTCTGTATCTTGCTTCCTACAAGTGCataaatgcaaatgtaaaaaagGTGGTGATAAATAAACCTTTATTACACtcaatacacatatatataaatgataataagTAAAAAATGGTCAGGATTCAGGGGCTTAAAGTATACATGCAAGCTACTGAAGTAGTACAAATGACTACAGGAACTACTGAACAGATTAAAAACACCGTTTATTCACTATGTGAGTTCTTTGgtatgtttaaaggttaaatatgtGGCTGAAGTCTCTTTCATACCCAAAACTATTATACTGtgagtttttacatttaaagaataTTGACTGATGGCTTTCTCAAATTTTTGGCATTCATAGGGATTCTCTCCAGTTTAAGTAATCTCCTGTTGTCCAAGGTTAGAATAATTAATGTTTCCTCATACATATATTATGATTTCTGTCCAGcatgagttctctcatgtttccTGAGGGCAGagctaaaagtgaaagttttcccacatagatagcattcatagggtttctctccagtgttaATTCTCAAATGTTTTTGAAGACTAGTATACTGACTGTATGTTTTCCCACAAAGACAACATCCATGAGGTtactctccagtgtgagttctctcatgttatTTTAGGGTGGATAGTTGAATGAAGgcttcccacaaagatgacattcatggggtttctctccagtgttttCTCATGTTGTTGAAGAGAGCTACACTGACTAAAAGCTTTTCCACATAGAagacatttatggggtttctctccagtgtgatgttctttcatgttgtttgagGGAATGTGATTGAATGAAGGccttcccacaaagatgacatttatggggtttctctccagtgtgagttctttcatgttgtttcagGTTAGAtagttgaatgaaggctttcccacaaagatgacattcatgtggtttctctccagtgtgagttctttcatgttgctTTAGGTGAGATAGTCgaatgaaggcttttccacaaagatgacatttatggggtttctctccagtgtggggtttctctccagtgtgagttctttcatgttgtttcagGTTAGAtagttgaatgaaggctttcccacaaagatgacattcatgtggtttctctccagtgtgagttctttcatgttgctTTAGGTGAGATAGTCgaatgaaggcttttccacaaagatgacatttatggggtttctctccagtgtgagttctttcatgatTTTTGAGGGAAGATgattgaatgaaggctttcccacaaagataacatttatggggtttctctccagtgtgagttctttcatgttgtttgagGGAATGTgattgaatgaaggctttcccacaaagatgacatttatggggtttctctccagtgtgagttctttcatgttttttgagGGAAGATgattgaatgaaggctttcccacaaagatgacatttatggggtttctctccagtgtgagttctttcatgttgtttgagGGAATGTgattgaatgaaggctttcccacaaagatgacatttgtggggtttctctccagtgtgagttctttcatgttgtttcagGTTAGAtagttgaatgaaggctttccaaCAAAGATGATATTcatgtggtttctctccagtgtgagttctttcatgttgctTTAGGTGAGATAGTCgaatgaaggcttttccacaaagatgacatttatggggtttctctccagtgtgagttctttcatgttgtttcagGTTAGAtagttgaatgaaggctttcccacaaagatgacattcatgtggtttctctccagtgtgagttctttcatgttgctTTAGGTAAGATAGTCgaatgaaggcttttccacaaagatgacatttatggggtttctctccagtgtgagttctttcatgttgtttcagGTTAGAtagttgaatgaaggctttcccacaaagatgacattcatgtggtttctctccagtgtgagttctttcatgttgttttaggtGAGATAGTCgaatgaaggcttttccacaaagATAACATaaatggggtttctctccagtgtgagttctttcatgtttttgGAGGGAAGATgattgaatgaaggctttcccacaaaggtgacatttatggggtttctttccagtgtgagttctttcatgttgtttcagGTTAGATAGTTGAATGAAGCCTTTTCCagaaagatgacattcatggggtttctctccagtatgagttctctcatgttgttgaaGATTGCTACTttgaatgaaagctttcccacatagaagacattcatggggtttctctccagtgtgagttctttcatgttttttgagGGAAGAAgattgaatgaaggctttcccacaaagatcaCATTCTTGctgtttttctccagtgtgacatcGCTCATGCAgtttaagggaagaggatgtagtgaaggctttcccacctagatgacattcatgggttTTCTCTCCAATGGGAGTTACACTGTATTGCATGAGTTCAGAGCATTggatacaatttttatcattttggtagcattcatatgatttacttgtatgGTGAAGATGCTTATGCTGTTTAAAATTTGAATAGTCACTGAGGACTGCTGGAGGTGGTTTcctgaaataggatttctttgtTAAGTGAATCAATGCATATTGATTCACTATGGATGTGAAAGAAGAATCTTCTTgca
Above is a window of Dasypus novemcinctus isolate mDasNov1 chromosome 23, mDasNov1.1.hap2, whole genome shotgun sequence DNA encoding:
- the LOC101433989 gene encoding zinc finger protein 14-like, with the protein product MPAKVFAMQSHELVTLKDVAVDFTQEEWDLLDTTQRKLFREVMLENISNLVSVGYQVCKRDVLSQLEQEEVSREGVVVPQYQNPGRKCAFKTWEMIEMVFSKPTCRKDTSKIMSLHRSHSQKNSFKCISLQEDSSFTSIVNQYALIHLTKKSYFRKPPPAVLSDYSNFKQHKHLHHTSKSYECYQNDKNCIQCSELMQYSVTPIGEKTHECHLGGKAFTTSSSLKLHERCHTGEKQQECDLCGKAFIQSSSLKKHERTHTGEKPHECLLCGKAFIQSSNLQQHERTHTGEKPHECHLSGKGFIQLSNLKQHERTHTGKKPHKCHLCGKAFIQSSSLQKHERTHTGEKPHLCYLCGKAFIRLSHLKQHERTHTGEKPHECHLCGKAFIQLSNLKQHERTHTGEKPHKCHLCGKAFIRLSYLKQHERTHTGEKPHECHLCGKAFIQLSNLKQHERTHTGEKPHKCHLCGKAFIRLSHLKQHERTHTGEKPHEYHLCWKAFIQLSNLKQHERTHTGEKPHKCHLCGKAFIQSHSLKQHERTHTGEKPHKCHLCGKAFIQSSSLKKHERTHTGEKPHKCHLCGKAFIQSHSLKQHERTHTGEKPHKCYLCGKAFIQSSSLKNHERTHTGEKPHKCHLCGKAFIRLSHLKQHERTHTGEKPHECHLCGKAFIQLSNLKQHERTHTGEKPHTGEKPHKCHLCGKAFIRLSHLKQHERTHTGEKPHECHLCGKAFIQLSNLKQHERTHTGEKPHKCHLCGKAFIQSHSLKQHERTSHWRETP